DNA sequence from the Pedobacter schmidteae genome:
GAAAAATCCATTGGCATTAGTGGTACCATTACCAGCTACGGAGGCAAACCTCTTCCAAATAGCAAGGTATCCTTGTTTTCATCCTCAGGAGGCTTTTTTGCCATTGATACTTTGACCGATGCACAGGGTCGCTTTAATTTTGACAACCTGATATTTACCGACAGCACAAAATTCATTGTACAAGGCCGGACGGCTAAAAACAAAAAAAGTGTAGAAATTAAACTTGATATTGTGCCCGGACAAATAGTAACCAGAAATAAAAATACCGGCGACCTGGAAGTGAATGTGAACGAGGCGCTGCAAGGCTACCTACAGCGTAGTAGCAACTATTTTGATGAACTGACCAAGCGGGGACTGCTGGAACGCACATTACAATTGAAAGAAGTAAATATTGTAGAGAAAAAAAAACAGGCGCAAAATTCATCTAATTTAAATGGCGCCGGGCGAGCCGACTACGTGGTAACCGCTGATATGTTACAAAGCTGCCCTACATTGATACAATGCCTGCAGGGTAGAGTACCCGGCTTAATTATCCAGAATGGTCAGGCCTTCCTAATGCGAAATTTGTCGTCGGGACACCCCATGGCGGTTGTTTTAGATGGCATGAATGTGGGCTCGGAATTCCTTGACAACATTAATCCATTTGATGTAGAAAGTATTGAAGTGTTAAAATCCATTGGCAATACAGCCATATACGGCTCACAAGGCGGCGGCGGTGTATTGGTCATCACCACCAAAAGAGGTGGGGGTTACAATGGACCAACCTTTGCACCTGGAATTATTACCTATGCCCCTAAAGGATACCATAGCGCCCGTGAGTTCTACTCACCAAAATATGACCCTGCAATACAGGATAACAGGCCCGATCTGCGCAGCACGGTGTACTGGCACCCTCATATTGTAACCAATACCGAAGGGAAAGGCCAATTTAGCTTTTTCAATACCGACGAAGCAGGCACCTATAGAATTGTTATCGAAGGTATTGACATGATGGGCCACCTGGCACGGGCAGTATATACCTATGAAGTAAAATAAACACCTCCTATGAATACGATAAAAGTAACTATAAAAGACCGCTTAAGCCTGATTACCTTAGACAGGGGCAAGTCCAATGCCCTGAACAGGGAAATGATCACCGAGCTGAATGAAATGCTCAACAACATAGCCGGCGATCCGAATATTGGCGGCGTCATCATCACCGGAAAAGAACCTTTCTTTTCGGCGGGACTTGACCTCATTGAATTGTATAACTACAATGAGGAAGAAGCCAAATCTTTCTGGCACTTGTTCCTGAATTTTGTTACCAATATCACGTCATTTAAAAAACCCCTTGTAGCAGCCATAAACGGACATAGTCCGGCCGGAGGTTGTGTGATTGCCCTGGCATGCGACTACCGCGTAATGGCCGAAGGCAAATACATCATCGGCTTAAATGAGGTCCCCGTAGGAATTATTGTACCCAACAGCATATTTAACCTGTATGCTTTCTGGTTGGGCACAGCAAATGCTTCACGCAGCCTGTTGGAAGGAAAACTATTCAGCCCTGAGGAAGCACGTCAGATAGGCCTGGTTGATGAATTGGTTAATCCGGCAAGCATTATTACCGCCGCCGAGCGCAAAATAAGGATATATATGGGCATGGAACGCAATACCTGGGAACAAAGTAAGCTCAGCATCAGAAAAGACCTGATAGCCAGCACCAGTGCCGATCAAAGTGAGGCGCTTAACAACATGCTCAAACAATGGTGGGCACCAAGTACCCGCAACATATTGAAAACCATTATTGATAACCTGCAAAAAAAATAAGCCATGTTTAATCAGCCTATGTTAAGAGACGATGCCTTAAAGGGCAAGACAATAGTAGTTACCGGAGGTGGAACCGGTCTGGGCAAAGCAATGGGGACTTACTTCCTTAAGTTAGGCGCCAACCTGATCATCACCAGTCGTAAAATTGATGTGCTGCAAAAAACAGCACTTGAAATGGAGCAGGAAACCGGTGGAAAAGTACTGGCCCTTGCCTGTGATGTAAGGGAGTACGAACAGGTAGAAAATGTGCTGACCGAAACCCTGAAAACTTTTGGCAGGGTTGATGGTTTACTCAATAACGCCGCAGGTAACTTTATATCGCCTACCGAGCGCCTATCGGCAAATGCATTTTCCAGCATCATCGATATTGTATTAAAAGGCTCCGTAAATTGCACCCTGGCATTTGGCAAACACTGGATAAAAGAAAAACAAGCTGCAAGTATATTAAATATTGTAACCACCTATGCCTTTACAGGTTCGGCCTATGTAGTACCTTCGGCCTGCGCAAAAGGAGGTGTATTGGCCATGACCCGTTCACTAGCCGTAGAATGGGGGAAATATGGTATTCGTACCAATGCCATTGCCCCCGGACCATTTCCAACCAAAGGAGCATGGGAACGCCTGTTGCCCGGCGACCTGGCCCAAAAATTCGACTTTAAAAACCGTGTTCCGCTAAAACGTGTTGGCGAACATCAGGAACTGGCCAATCTTGCAGCCTTTCTGATCAGCGACTTTGCAGGATACATCAATGGCGAGGTCATTACTATTGATGGAGGAGAATGGTTGCAGGGTGCAGGTCAGTTTAATGGTCTTGAAGCCATACCCAACGAAATGTGGGATGCTTTTGAACAAATGACCCGATCAGCCAAAGGAAGTTGATACTTACCACCTGATTAACGCACTACCCCAGGTAAAACCAGAACCAAAAGCGGCCAGGCATACCAGGTCGCCTTCTTTAATTTTACCTGCTTCCCATGCCTCGCAGAGGGCAATAGGTACTGATGCAGCAGTAGTGTTACCGTATTTTTGAATGTTGTTGAAGACTTTATCATCAGGCAGGCCCAGCAATTGCTGCACATATTGACTAATCCGTAAATTGGCCTGATGAGGTACCAGCATGTCAATATCCGCGGCTGTTAAATCGTTCGCCTTTAAAGCCTCATTGATCACCTCCGGGAACTTAACTACCGCTTTTTTAAATACCGCTGGCCCATCCATATAAGGCAATGCAGCACCGCTCTCCAATTGCTCGGCAGTCATAAACAAGCCTCCCAATTCCTGATCGGGATAACCCGGCTTGTTGTCCAGCCACTTATTGGCATTTGAGCCCGGGTAAAACATGGCCAGTAACTCCGCATCGGCGCCATCACTATGCAAATGTGTGCTCAAAATTCCCTGCCCCTCTTTTTGCGTAGGCTGCAATACTACTGCACCGGCACCATCTCCAAAAATAACAGAAACGTTTCTGCTACGTGTTTCAAAATCCATTGCAAAAGAGTGCTTTTCACTTCCAACAACCAGAATATTCTTATACATTCCTGTCTTAATGAACTGATCGGCAACTGACAATGCATATACAAAGCCCGAGCACTGATTGCGGATATCCAATGCACCAACTTCCTTCATTTTCATTTCGCGCTGCAGCAAAACACCACATCCCGGAAAATAATAATCCGGACTTAAGGTGGCAAAAATAATAAAATCGATATCCTGTGCCGTAATACCTGCACGTTCAATGGCAATCTTAGCAGCTTCCACCCCCATTGTGGTAGTAGTTTCTTCCAGTCTGTCGGCAAATCTGCGCTCCTTAATTCCAGTCCGTTCCTGTATCCATTCATCACTGGTTTCCATAAACCGCGATAAATCGTTATTGGTATAAACATTTTTGGGAACGTAGTAACCTATTCCGGCAATCTTTGAACGCTGCATATAACTTTGCTTTATGAATAATTTTAAGCAAAAATAACTTTAACTACAACATTATTTTGAAATTAGCTTAAATTTGTAAGATGTCAACAGAAACAAAAGAGGAAACATTTACATTAGAGGAAATACTGACTTCATTAAAAACTGTTCATCGTTTAATCCTTTGGAATGATGACGTGAATACATTTGACCATGTGATCCATTGCATGATGAAATACCTGGATTATTCCGAGCACCAGGCCGAAAAAATTGCCTGGGAAGTGCACAATAAAGGTAAATGTGCCGTATTGGAAGGCTCTTTTACAGAAATGGAAGTGTACCGCAAAATCCTGCAACAGGAAGGGCTTACGGTTACCGTAGATTAGCCACCACACTGGTCAGTTCATCCTGGGTAACAGCAGTTTTATCTTTAGCATACCATCCATGAAGTTTCTCGGCAAGCGCCATCATATCGCTTTCCTGACTTTTCCATTCGGCCAAAAGCCCTTGCAGTACCCGGGGTCTTGGTCCCCATTTAGCCACTACGTCTCCACTTTCATTCAGCACCAACAATACCGGAATCGCCCGTCCACCATTGGTAAGGTGTGCATCAATTAGTGGCAGGTTCGCATCTCTAAGCACAAATTTCAGTTCAAACTTATCCGGAAAAGCGGTGGCCATCTTATCAAATACCGGCACAATCTGTGCAGCATCACCGCACCAACCTTCAGAAATCACCAGAAAGCGATAAGTCCCCTCAACAGCATTTAAAGCTTCAAACAATCCTTTTGTCAGTTGAACCGTTTTATCAACCCTGTTCATCCGTTGCACATTCATTTTAGTATAATGCAACATCGCTTCAGCATGGTCTGTCCCGGTGGTTTTTCCAACGTTCAATAACTCAGTAATCAAATTCCGGTAAGCCGGATAGCTCATTCCTTCTAAATTAAAAATGTGATTATAGTTGATCATATTACCTGTAATAAAATAGTTACGCTATGCATTTTAAACTTCCTGATCGTTTCTTTGTCCAACCAAGTCAAACACACAAACAAGAAACCATAATTAATGACGAATTTCGCCTGCAAAGTTCTGCTTTTAGCGCTTGCTATTTGTACTGCCACTGTAAAAATTAATGCACAAACTACCGATAACGGAAAAATAACCGCCAAAATTGTAGATGCCCAAAGTAATGAGACCATTCCCTTTGCTTCGGCAATGGTCATCAACCGGAAAACCAAAGCCGTTGTAAAAGGCGTGCAGGCCGATGTAAATGGGAATCTATTGCTCAATGCACTTCCTAAGGGTGTATTTACCTTCAAAGTAAGCTATGTAGGTTATCAAACCATGGTAAGGGATTCTGTTTCTATTTCGGATACGCAAACCGAAGTCAACCTGGGTACCGTTAAAATGAAGCCAGCCAAAGGAACCGCATTAAAAGAAGTTGCCATTACCGCGCAAAAGAGTACCATGCAGCTAGGTATCGATAAAAAAGTATTTTCGGTAGACCAAAGTCTGGTCTCTGAAGGCGGCTCCGCATCAGACCTGTTGCAAAACGTACCATCCGTACAAACCGACGTAGATGGAAATGTTAGCTTAAGGGGCTCTACCGGTGTAAAAGTGCTCATCGATGGCAAACCTTCATTAATTGCAGGTGGCGATGTTGCTCAGATTCTCCAATCGATACCGGCAAGCTCTATTGAAACAGTCGAAGTAATTACCAATCCATCTGCAAAATACGACGCAGAAGGGCAGTCCGGGATCATTAATATTGTATTAAAAAGAAACAAAAAACTGGGTCTAAATGGCAATGTAGCCTTAACAGCGGGCAACAGGGACAATTATAATGGAAACACAAGTTTGAGTTTCCAGAATAACAAAATAAACCTCTACGGAAATTATGGCTATCGTTATGGCAATCGTCCGGGTGGTGGATTTAACAACATCGAATATAAACACCCGGAACAAACTGCTAACCTGGCCCGCACCAACCAGACCATGAGTTCTACAGGACTAGATAAAAGTCACAATGTGAAAGCAGGAATAGATTATTATCTGACTGCCAAAGACATTCTGAGTTTATCGGGAGGTTTCAACAGCAGAAATCAGAAAGAAGGCGATCTGACCATGATCTATAAATATGATCCATCTGGAAATCCGCTTGATTTCGGCAGTAGGGATAACAGCAATTTGGGCTCGGGAAATAGTTACGATCTAAATTTTGATTACAGCCACAAATTTAAAAAACAAGGAGAAGAACTGACCTTCAACTTCGGTTATTCGACTGGAAATAACGACAGATTTCAGGAGTACAATACCACTACTTATAGTCGTGCAGGTCTACCTGTGAATGAAGTTGAATTGCTGAGAAATGTAAACGATGGCGACAACAGCAATTACAACATTCAGGCTGATTACACCCTACCCATGGGTAAATTGGGTAAAATCGAGACCGGCTACCGCAGCCAGATCCGTTATTCAGATAACCAAACCAATGCTACAAAATTCAACAGCAGCACAGGCTACTATGCCCCACAGTATGGACTCTCCAACCTGTTTGATAGTAAAGACCAGGTACATGCCTTATATTTAAATTATCAAAACCAGTATAAAAACTTTGGTTACCAGATTGGATTCAGAGGAGAAGACGCCCTATTAAATACCAACTCTGGTGGATTTGACGACGATGGAAATGTAACCTATATGCCAGGCAAAATCTCTTATCTTCGCTTGTACCCAAGCATTTACCTGACGCAGAAATTTAGCGGAGAGCAGCAAATACAGGGAAGCTATTCCAGAAGGGTAAACAGACCAAGGCCCTGGGATACCAATCCATTTACAGATTATTCAAATCCATCAAACTGGCGACGCGGTAATCCAAACCTGCTTCCCGAAGATGTACACTCTTTTGAATTGAGCTACAGCAAATTCTGGCCTAAGGTTACTTTAATTTCAACCGCATACATGCGCCGTACCAATGATCTGATCCAACGGATAAGGTCTACACCTGATGACAATGGCGTAATCATTAGTACACCTCAAAACTTAACAAGACAGTTGTCCAGTGGATTTGAATTCATCAGTAAAGTTGAAATCGCAAAAGCCTGGAACTTTACCGCCAATGTAAACCTATACCACAGCGATATTGCCGCTGTGCCGGCTTATCAAATAGATGGCAACTCGGGTTTCAACTGGAATACCAATGTAACCAACAACTTTGTGTTGCCATATGGCATTACTTTGCAAGTGAAGGGCGAATACGAATCTGATGAAATCATGGCACAAGGCAAAAGAAATGCTAACTGGACAGCCGATGCAGGGGCAAAGTATGACTTCCCGGGTAAAAAAGCATCACTCAGTTTTAATGTAAGAGATGTGTTCAATACCCGCAAATGGAACATGGAATTTGAAGACGACAATACCAAAACCGAATTTCAAAGAAGAAGATACGGCCCGGTGGGAAATCTAACCTTTTCTTATCGATTTGGAAAAACTACCTTTATGAAAAAGAGTAAGAAACAAGACCAGGAGATGCGTTCCGACGAAGAATCCTTTTAAAATATTAACCAGCAGAACCAGTCATTGAAAAAACCATTAATTCTCATTTTTACATTGCTGCTATCACTTGCCGGACTAACCAACCTGCATGCAGCAAGAGCCGAAAAAGGTACCATTACCGGAAAGGTAATTGAAGAGGTAGGGGCGCTCCCTATCCCTTCGGCTGTAGTAGCGGTTTATGAAGCCGATGCAGAACGGCCGTTGCTGACTACATCGACAGATGAAAATGGGTTCTTTAAGTTCAACGCCTTAAAATTGGGCACCTACAAAGTAAAAGTGAGCTTTGTAGGCTTTACCGCTTTAACGGTGAATGAGGTTATCCTTACCGAAAAAAGCTTTGAGCGTAACCTGGGAACGCTAAAGCTGAGCAGCGAACAAAATAACCTGAGCGAAGTAACCATTACTGCCGAGAAACCGGTGATAGAGTTTGCGGCCGACAAGATTACCTATAATGTCGACAAATCCATTTTGGCCGAAGGCAGCACCGCTACTGACATCCTTAAAAATGTACCTATGGTGCAGGTTGACATTGAAGGCAAAGCGACAATAGCAGGAAAACGTTCGACCAGAATTTTTATTGATGGCAAACCTTCTGACTACATGACTTCTAACATCTCAGATCTGTTAAATGTGCTTCCTTCTGATGCCATTGAAAAGATTGAGGTGATGACCAACCCTCCCGCCAGGTATTCGGGAGATGGAGAGGGCATTATCAATATTGTAATGAAAAAGGGCTTCGCAATCGGTTTTAATGGGAATGCCGGGATCACTGCGGGGCTACAAGGCAATACCAATATGAATACCAACGCCTCCTATCGTAGCAAAAATTATTCGCTAACCGGCAGTGCGGCCTACAGGACCAATGTGGGCAAAAGCACCTCACATTCCTACCGCGAAAACTTCGATCTTGTTAAAGACACCACCTTTTACTATGACAATTACGGCAACAACCGGAACAATAGCAATGGCGGAAATTTCAGGGCCGGACTGGACTGGGACATCAGCCCTCAGCAAAACCTGCGTGTAAGCACCAATTTCAACACCAACAATAGCGACAGCAGGGCCGGTACGGATTTTAATTTCCTGAGTGAAGAACTTGCCTTAAAACGGGTACGTAACCAACTGAGCACAGCGAATGGAAACAGCCATAATTTGGTATTTAGTGCCGATTATAGTTTAAAGGCCACAGAGAGTGGCGAAAAGCTGACTATGGGTATCACCTATAATAACAATTCCAATGACAATTTAAGGCTACTGGATCAGCACTATACCCTCCCAACCACATTAAGGCCATCACTTAGAGAGAATACCGATGGAGTGGGAAACAATGGGTTGACCGTTAATCTGGATTATGATAAGCCAATATTTAAAAAACGGGATCAGCTGGAAGCCGGTTTGGCCTATACCCAACGAAAAAATGACAACGATATGCTGGTCAGGGATTTCAATTTTGCTACACAGGAATACGTAATTGCCGAAAAACTGAGTAACCAGTTTTTATACAACGAACGGATCGTGGCAGGATACACCTCCTACAACTATAAAGGAAAAAGTATTGGCGTAAAAGCAGGTCTCAGAACCGAGCTTACGGACGTTGATTTTGACCTTTCAACCGGGAGCAACTACAACATCAAACCTTACCTTAGCTTCTTCCCTAATATCTCTGTCAATCATTTCTTCAAAAAAAGATACAATATCGGGGCCACCTACAGTGTACGAATAAACCGGCCAAGGGAAAATACGCTGAACCCTCAGATCAATAACAATGATACCCTGAACGTGTCATTTGGTAATCCGGGTCTAATACCTGCCTATACCCATCAAATGGACATCAGCTTTGGTGCATTCGGCGAAAAATGGTCCTTTACCCCACGCCTCTCTTACTCTACCAGCAGCGGTGTAATTGAACGCTACCGTTCGGTAAATGTGGTGAACGGTGTGGCTACCTCCGAAACAACCTACTATAATGTAGGTTCCAATGATATCTTCGGTCTGGTACTGATTGGAAACTACAGGCCAAACAAAAAACTATCGGCCAATGCCAATTTTACGCTTACCCAAAGCAAGTATAAATCATCGTTAAACAGTGCCCTTAACAGAGATGGATTAAGCCTAAGGAGTGCGCTGGGCCTTTCTATGCAACTTCCACTCCGAACAGCCTTTGAAGCCAATATCAATTATGCCAATAATGTAAATGCGCAAGGCAGAGCAAAAGGTTCGGTAACCAGTAGCATGGCAGCCCGAAAAGCTTTTCTCAAAAACAGGTTAAGCACACGCATTACCGTTTCTGATCCTTTTGGCAGCCGCAACAACACCTTGTTTAGTGAGGGTATAAATTTCCGGATGCAAAGTTATTCGACCAGTAATACCAGCAATGTAACCCTAAGCGTCAATTACCGTTTTACAAAAATTAAAAAAGTGCCTACTCCACCCAAAGCGCAATAGCATTGCTAAAATCAGAAATTCGTATATTGCGCCCATGGAAACGCGTAATCCCTGGATAACAATTGACAGCCACAAGATCTACGAAAACAAGTGGATCGGCATCACCGAGCACAATGTCATTAACCCCTCAGGCGGCAAAGGCATTTATGGTGAAGTGCACTTTAAAAACTATGCCATC
Encoded proteins:
- a CDS encoding enoyl-CoA hydratase/isomerase family protein, producing MNTIKVTIKDRLSLITLDRGKSNALNREMITELNEMLNNIAGDPNIGGVIITGKEPFFSAGLDLIELYNYNEEEAKSFWHLFLNFVTNITSFKKPLVAAINGHSPAGGCVIALACDYRVMAEGKYIIGLNEVPVGIIVPNSIFNLYAFWLGTANASRSLLEGKLFSPEEARQIGLVDELVNPASIITAAERKIRIYMGMERNTWEQSKLSIRKDLIASTSADQSEALNNMLKQWWAPSTRNILKTIIDNLQKK
- a CDS encoding SDR family oxidoreductase gives rise to the protein MFNQPMLRDDALKGKTIVVTGGGTGLGKAMGTYFLKLGANLIITSRKIDVLQKTALEMEQETGGKVLALACDVREYEQVENVLTETLKTFGRVDGLLNNAAGNFISPTERLSANAFSSIIDIVLKGSVNCTLAFGKHWIKEKQAASILNIVTTYAFTGSAYVVPSACAKGGVLAMTRSLAVEWGKYGIRTNAIAPGPFPTKGAWERLLPGDLAQKFDFKNRVPLKRVGEHQELANLAAFLISDFAGYINGEVITIDGGEWLQGAGQFNGLEAIPNEMWDAFEQMTRSAKGS
- a CDS encoding 3-oxoacyl-ACP synthase III family protein — encoded protein: MQRSKIAGIGYYVPKNVYTNNDLSRFMETSDEWIQERTGIKERRFADRLEETTTTMGVEAAKIAIERAGITAQDIDFIIFATLSPDYYFPGCGVLLQREMKMKEVGALDIRNQCSGFVYALSVADQFIKTGMYKNILVVGSEKHSFAMDFETRSRNVSVIFGDGAGAVVLQPTQKEGQGILSTHLHSDGADAELLAMFYPGSNANKWLDNKPGYPDQELGGLFMTAEQLESGAALPYMDGPAVFKKAVVKFPEVINEALKANDLTAADIDMLVPHQANLRISQYVQQLLGLPDDKVFNNIQKYGNTTAASVPIALCEAWEAGKIKEGDLVCLAAFGSGFTWGSALIRW
- a CDS encoding ATP-dependent Clp protease adaptor ClpS, coding for MSTETKEETFTLEEILTSLKTVHRLILWNDDVNTFDHVIHCMMKYLDYSEHQAEKIAWEVHNKGKCAVLEGSFTEMEVYRKILQQEGLTVTVD
- a CDS encoding thioredoxin family protein; its protein translation is MINYNHIFNLEGMSYPAYRNLITELLNVGKTTGTDHAEAMLHYTKMNVQRMNRVDKTVQLTKGLFEALNAVEGTYRFLVISEGWCGDAAQIVPVFDKMATAFPDKFELKFVLRDANLPLIDAHLTNGGRAIPVLLVLNESGDVVAKWGPRPRVLQGLLAEWKSQESDMMALAEKLHGWYAKDKTAVTQDELTSVVANLR
- a CDS encoding TonB-dependent receptor domain-containing protein encodes the protein MTNFACKVLLLALAICTATVKINAQTTDNGKITAKIVDAQSNETIPFASAMVINRKTKAVVKGVQADVNGNLLLNALPKGVFTFKVSYVGYQTMVRDSVSISDTQTEVNLGTVKMKPAKGTALKEVAITAQKSTMQLGIDKKVFSVDQSLVSEGGSASDLLQNVPSVQTDVDGNVSLRGSTGVKVLIDGKPSLIAGGDVAQILQSIPASSIETVEVITNPSAKYDAEGQSGIINIVLKRNKKLGLNGNVALTAGNRDNYNGNTSLSFQNNKINLYGNYGYRYGNRPGGGFNNIEYKHPEQTANLARTNQTMSSTGLDKSHNVKAGIDYYLTAKDILSLSGGFNSRNQKEGDLTMIYKYDPSGNPLDFGSRDNSNLGSGNSYDLNFDYSHKFKKQGEELTFNFGYSTGNNDRFQEYNTTTYSRAGLPVNEVELLRNVNDGDNSNYNIQADYTLPMGKLGKIETGYRSQIRYSDNQTNATKFNSSTGYYAPQYGLSNLFDSKDQVHALYLNYQNQYKNFGYQIGFRGEDALLNTNSGGFDDDGNVTYMPGKISYLRLYPSIYLTQKFSGEQQIQGSYSRRVNRPRPWDTNPFTDYSNPSNWRRGNPNLLPEDVHSFELSYSKFWPKVTLISTAYMRRTNDLIQRIRSTPDDNGVIISTPQNLTRQLSSGFEFISKVEIAKAWNFTANVNLYHSDIAAVPAYQIDGNSGFNWNTNVTNNFVLPYGITLQVKGEYESDEIMAQGKRNANWTADAGAKYDFPGKKASLSFNVRDVFNTRKWNMEFEDDNTKTEFQRRRYGPVGNLTFSYRFGKTTFMKKSKKQDQEMRSDEESF
- a CDS encoding outer membrane beta-barrel protein produces the protein MKKPLILIFTLLLSLAGLTNLHAARAEKGTITGKVIEEVGALPIPSAVVAVYEADAERPLLTTSTDENGFFKFNALKLGTYKVKVSFVGFTALTVNEVILTEKSFERNLGTLKLSSEQNNLSEVTITAEKPVIEFAADKITYNVDKSILAEGSTATDILKNVPMVQVDIEGKATIAGKRSTRIFIDGKPSDYMTSNISDLLNVLPSDAIEKIEVMTNPPARYSGDGEGIINIVMKKGFAIGFNGNAGITAGLQGNTNMNTNASYRSKNYSLTGSAAYRTNVGKSTSHSYRENFDLVKDTTFYYDNYGNNRNNSNGGNFRAGLDWDISPQQNLRVSTNFNTNNSDSRAGTDFNFLSEELALKRVRNQLSTANGNSHNLVFSADYSLKATESGEKLTMGITYNNNSNDNLRLLDQHYTLPTTLRPSLRENTDGVGNNGLTVNLDYDKPIFKKRDQLEAGLAYTQRKNDNDMLVRDFNFATQEYVIAEKLSNQFLYNERIVAGYTSYNYKGKSIGVKAGLRTELTDVDFDLSTGSNYNIKPYLSFFPNISVNHFFKKRYNIGATYSVRINRPRENTLNPQINNNDTLNVSFGNPGLIPAYTHQMDISFGAFGEKWSFTPRLSYSTSSGVIERYRSVNVVNGVATSETTYYNVGSNDIFGLVLIGNYRPNKKLSANANFTLTQSKYKSSLNSALNRDGLSLRSALGLSMQLPLRTAFEANINYANNVNAQGRAKGSVTSSMAARKAFLKNRLSTRITVSDPFGSRNNTLFSEGINFRMQSYSTSNTSNVTLSVNYRFTKIKKVPTPPKAQ